In Mycteria americana isolate JAX WOST 10 ecotype Jacksonville Zoo and Gardens chromosome 3, USCA_MyAme_1.0, whole genome shotgun sequence, a single genomic region encodes these proteins:
- the LOC142407490 gene encoding GDNF-inducible zinc finger protein 1-like isoform X3 — MESNAVLLESKSSPINLLNEMHQLRLLGHLCDVTVSVEYQGVRAEFVAHKAVLAATSKFFKEVFLNEKGMDGPRTNVFLNEVQVADFASFLEFVYTAKVEVEEDRVQRMLEIAEKLKCLDLSETCFQLKKQMLESVLLELQNFSESQNSEEESATQPSVLLESKAAAVAEADQADCPLDPPDSPADRLSNGMSPEMPATKSKEKMDKKKEMMKPPYAKIRRASGRLAGRKVFVEIPKKKYTRRLREQQKNAEVAVEENKYPQGQDPCDMEREEEQAENNIKPESEECDGNFESEENLKKSEEDKKKRGSNFKCSTCEKEFLYEKSFLKHIKHSHGIAAEIIYRCETCSQTFANRCNLKSHQRHVHSSERHFPCELCGKKFKRKKDVKRHILQVHEGGGERHQCQQCGKGLSSKTALRLHERTHTGDKPYGCTECEAKFSQPSALKTHMRIHTGEKPFVCDECGARFTQNHMLIYHKRCHTGERPFMCETCGKSFASKEYLKHHNRIHTGSKPFKCEVCFRTFAQRNSLYQHIKVHTGERPYCCDQCGKQFTQLNALQRHHRIHTGEKPFMCNACGRTFTDKSTLRRHTSIHDKNTPWKSFLVIVEGASKNDEGHKTELPDEEYDVSPKIPEKLLSFSENGHYQNLTAVPGSVTALHDNGSATGTD; from the exons atggaaagtaATGCAGTTTTGCTGGAATCCAAGTCCTCTCCTATCAACCTTCTGAATGAAATGCATCAGCTGCGTCTCCTGGGCCACCTCTGCGATGTGACTGTCAGTGTGGAGTATCAAGGTGTCAGGGCAGAGTTTGTTGCTCACAAGGCGGTATTGGCAGCAACGAGCAAATTTTTCAAGGAGGTCTTCCTCAATGAGAAGGGCATGGATGGCCCAAGGACCAATGTGTTCTTGAATGAGGTCCAGGTCGctgattttgcttcatttcttgaGTTTGTCTATACTGCTAAGGTAGAAGTGGAAGAAGACCGAGTGCAGCGTATGCTAGAAATAGCCGAAAAGCTGAAGTGCTTGGACCTCTCAGAAACCTGCTTTCAATTAAAGAAGCAGATGCTTGAATCGGTGCTGTTGGAGTTGCAAAacttctcagaatcacagaactcTGAGGAAGAGAGCGCTACCCAGCCAAGTGTTCTGCTCGAGTCCaaagcagctgctgtggcagAAGCTGACCAGGCAGACTGTCCTCTGGATCCTCCAGATTCCCCAGCAGACAGGCTCAGCAATGGAATGTCTCCTGAGATGCCGGCTACcaaatcaaaagagaaaatggacaaaaagaaggaaatgatgAAGCCTCCTTATGCCAAAATCAGAAGGGCAAGTGGGAGACTGGCTGGGAGGAAAGTATTTGTGGAAATCCcgaagaagaaatacacaaggcGGCTGAGAGAGCAGCAGAAGAATGCAGAGGTTGCtgttgaagaaaacaaatatccTCAAGGTCAGGATCCGTGTGatatggagagagaggaggagcaaGCGGAGAACAACATCAAACCTGAAAGCGAAGAATGTGATGGCAACTTTGAATcggaagaaaacctgaaaaaatctgaagaggATAAAAAGAAACGAGGCAGTAACTTCAAGTGCAGCACATGCGAGAAGGAATTCCTGTATGAGAAGAGTTTTCTCAAGCACATAAAGCACAGCCACGGCATTGCAGCCGAAATCATTTATCGGTGTGAAACCTGCAGTCAGACCTTTGCCAACCGGTGCAACCTAAAAAGCCATCAGCGCCATGTCCACAGCAGCGAGCGCCACTTCCCTTGTGAGCTCTGCGGTAAGAAGTTCAAGAGGAAGAAGGACGTCAAGAGGCACATTCTCCAGGTTCATGAGGGTGGTGGGGAGCGTCATCAGTGCCAACAGTGTGGAAAGGGGTTGAGCTCCAAAACTGCCTTGAGGCTCCATGAAAGGACGCATACAGGCGACAAGCCTTATGGGTGCACAGAGTGTGAGGCTAAATTTTCTCAGCCTTCTGCACTTAAAACACACATGAG AATCCATACTGGTGAAAAACCTTTTGTCTGTGATGAATGTGGTGCCAGGTTCACTCAGAATCACATGCTTATATATCACAAACGATGTCACACAG GGGAAAGGCCTTTTATGTGTGAAACGTGTGGGAAGAGCTTTGCCTCTAAGGAGTACTTGAAACACCATAACAGAATCCATACTGGATCCAAACCGTTCAAATGTGAAGTTTGCTTCAGAACGTTTGCACAGAGGAACTCGCTTTACCAGCATATAAAAGTTCACACAG GGGAACGGCCCTATTGCTGTGACCAGTGTGGTAAGCAGTTCACACAGCTGAATGCGCTGCAGCGTCACCATCGAATACACACCGGCGAGAAGCCGTTCATGTGCAACGCCTGTGGGCGAACTTTCACTGACAAGTCCACCCTCCGACGGCACACTTCG atacacgATAAAAACACACCCTGGAAGTCCTTCCTTGTCATTGTTGAAGGAGCATCTAAGAATGATGAAGGTCACAAAACAGAGCTTCCCGATGAAGAATATGATGTGTCACCTAAAATACCGGAGAAGCTGCTGTCTTTCTCTGAAAACGGCCACTATCAAAACTTGACTGCTGTCCCGGGGAGCGTGACTGCGCTGCACGACAACGGTTCTGCCACGGGAACGGACT GA
- the LOC142407490 gene encoding GDNF-inducible zinc finger protein 1-like isoform X1 has product MESNAVLLESKSSPINLLNEMHQLRLLGHLCDVTVSVEYQGVRAEFVAHKAVLAATSKFFKEVFLNEKGMDGPRTNVFLNEVQVADFASFLEFVYTAKVEVEEDRVQRMLEIAEKLKCLDLSETCFQLKKQMLESVLLELQNFSESQNSEEESATQPSVLLESKAAAVAEADQADCPLDPPDSPADRLSNGMSPEMPATKSKEKMDKKKEMMKPPYAKIRRASGRLAGRKVFVEIPKKKYTRRLREQQKNAEVAVEENKYPQGQDPCDMEREEEQAENNIKPESEECDGNFESEENLKKSEEDKKKRGSNFKCSTCEKEFLYEKSFLKHIKHSHGIAAEIIYRCETCSQTFANRCNLKSHQRHVHSSERHFPCELCGKKFKRKKDVKRHILQVHEGGGERHQCQQCGKGLSSKTALRLHERTHTGDKPYGCTECEAKFSQPSALKTHMRIHTGEKPFVCDECGARFTQNHMLIYHKRCHTGERPFMCETCGKSFASKEYLKHHNRIHTGSKPFKCEVCFRTFAQRNSLYQHIKVHTGERPYCCDQCGKQFTQLNALQRHHRIHTGEKPFMCNACGRTFTDKSTLRRHTSIHDKNTPWKSFLVIVEGASKNDEGHKTELPDEEYDVSPKIPEKLLSFSENGHYQNLTAVPGSVTALHDNGSATGTDCKSDGTPGPQEALIATTLSELTVLHTQTDSIQPQLHALVNME; this is encoded by the exons atggaaagtaATGCAGTTTTGCTGGAATCCAAGTCCTCTCCTATCAACCTTCTGAATGAAATGCATCAGCTGCGTCTCCTGGGCCACCTCTGCGATGTGACTGTCAGTGTGGAGTATCAAGGTGTCAGGGCAGAGTTTGTTGCTCACAAGGCGGTATTGGCAGCAACGAGCAAATTTTTCAAGGAGGTCTTCCTCAATGAGAAGGGCATGGATGGCCCAAGGACCAATGTGTTCTTGAATGAGGTCCAGGTCGctgattttgcttcatttcttgaGTTTGTCTATACTGCTAAGGTAGAAGTGGAAGAAGACCGAGTGCAGCGTATGCTAGAAATAGCCGAAAAGCTGAAGTGCTTGGACCTCTCAGAAACCTGCTTTCAATTAAAGAAGCAGATGCTTGAATCGGTGCTGTTGGAGTTGCAAAacttctcagaatcacagaactcTGAGGAAGAGAGCGCTACCCAGCCAAGTGTTCTGCTCGAGTCCaaagcagctgctgtggcagAAGCTGACCAGGCAGACTGTCCTCTGGATCCTCCAGATTCCCCAGCAGACAGGCTCAGCAATGGAATGTCTCCTGAGATGCCGGCTACcaaatcaaaagagaaaatggacaaaaagaaggaaatgatgAAGCCTCCTTATGCCAAAATCAGAAGGGCAAGTGGGAGACTGGCTGGGAGGAAAGTATTTGTGGAAATCCcgaagaagaaatacacaaggcGGCTGAGAGAGCAGCAGAAGAATGCAGAGGTTGCtgttgaagaaaacaaatatccTCAAGGTCAGGATCCGTGTGatatggagagagaggaggagcaaGCGGAGAACAACATCAAACCTGAAAGCGAAGAATGTGATGGCAACTTTGAATcggaagaaaacctgaaaaaatctgaagaggATAAAAAGAAACGAGGCAGTAACTTCAAGTGCAGCACATGCGAGAAGGAATTCCTGTATGAGAAGAGTTTTCTCAAGCACATAAAGCACAGCCACGGCATTGCAGCCGAAATCATTTATCGGTGTGAAACCTGCAGTCAGACCTTTGCCAACCGGTGCAACCTAAAAAGCCATCAGCGCCATGTCCACAGCAGCGAGCGCCACTTCCCTTGTGAGCTCTGCGGTAAGAAGTTCAAGAGGAAGAAGGACGTCAAGAGGCACATTCTCCAGGTTCATGAGGGTGGTGGGGAGCGTCATCAGTGCCAACAGTGTGGAAAGGGGTTGAGCTCCAAAACTGCCTTGAGGCTCCATGAAAGGACGCATACAGGCGACAAGCCTTATGGGTGCACAGAGTGTGAGGCTAAATTTTCTCAGCCTTCTGCACTTAAAACACACATGAG AATCCATACTGGTGAAAAACCTTTTGTCTGTGATGAATGTGGTGCCAGGTTCACTCAGAATCACATGCTTATATATCACAAACGATGTCACACAG GGGAAAGGCCTTTTATGTGTGAAACGTGTGGGAAGAGCTTTGCCTCTAAGGAGTACTTGAAACACCATAACAGAATCCATACTGGATCCAAACCGTTCAAATGTGAAGTTTGCTTCAGAACGTTTGCACAGAGGAACTCGCTTTACCAGCATATAAAAGTTCACACAG GGGAACGGCCCTATTGCTGTGACCAGTGTGGTAAGCAGTTCACACAGCTGAATGCGCTGCAGCGTCACCATCGAATACACACCGGCGAGAAGCCGTTCATGTGCAACGCCTGTGGGCGAACTTTCACTGACAAGTCCACCCTCCGACGGCACACTTCG atacacgATAAAAACACACCCTGGAAGTCCTTCCTTGTCATTGTTGAAGGAGCATCTAAGAATGATGAAGGTCACAAAACAGAGCTTCCCGATGAAGAATATGATGTGTCACCTAAAATACCGGAGAAGCTGCTGTCTTTCTCTGAAAACGGCCACTATCAAAACTTGACTGCTGTCCCGGGGAGCGTGACTGCGCTGCACGACAACGGTTCTGCCACGGGAACGGACTGTAAGTCAGATGGGACTCCGGGACCCCAGGAAGCCCTTATAGCTACCACTTTAAGTGAGCTGACAGTGCTGCATACGCAGACAGACTCTATTCAGCCACAGCTTCATGCTCTGGTGAATATGGAATAA
- the LOC142407490 gene encoding GDNF-inducible zinc finger protein 1-like isoform X2, which translates to MESNAVLLESKSSPINLLNEMHQLRLLGHLCDVTVSVEYQGVRAEFVAHKAVLAATSKFFKEVFLNEKGMDGPRTNVFLNEVQVADFASFLEFVYTAKVEVEEDRVQRMLEIAEKLKCLDLSETCFQLKKQMLESVLLELQNFSESQNSEEESATQPSVLLESKAAAVAEADQADCPLDPPDSPADRLSNGMSPEMPATKSKEKMDKKKEMMKPPYAKIRRASGRLAGRKVFVEIPKKKYTRRLREQQKNAEVAVEENKYPQGQDPCDMEREEEQAENNIKPESEECDGNFESEENLKKSEEDKKKRGSNFKCSTCEKEFLYEKSFLKHIKHSHGIAAEIIYRCETCSQTFANRCNLKSHQRHVHSSERHFPCELCGKKFKRKKDVKRHILQVHEGGGERHQCQQCGKGLSSKTALRLHERTHTGDKPYGCTECEAKFSQPSALKTHMRIHTGEKPFVCDECGARFTQNHMLIYHKRCHTGERPFMCETCGKSFASKEYLKHHNRIHTGSKPFKCEVCFRTFAQRNSLYQHIKVHTGERPYCCDQCGKQFTQLNALQRHHRIHTGEKPFMCNACGRTFTDKSTLRRHTSIHDKNTPWKSFLVIVEGASKNDEGHKTELPDEEYDVSPKIPEKLLSFSENGHYQNLTAVPGSVTALHDNGSATGTDSPLKQENPSPPTRPETSHV; encoded by the exons atggaaagtaATGCAGTTTTGCTGGAATCCAAGTCCTCTCCTATCAACCTTCTGAATGAAATGCATCAGCTGCGTCTCCTGGGCCACCTCTGCGATGTGACTGTCAGTGTGGAGTATCAAGGTGTCAGGGCAGAGTTTGTTGCTCACAAGGCGGTATTGGCAGCAACGAGCAAATTTTTCAAGGAGGTCTTCCTCAATGAGAAGGGCATGGATGGCCCAAGGACCAATGTGTTCTTGAATGAGGTCCAGGTCGctgattttgcttcatttcttgaGTTTGTCTATACTGCTAAGGTAGAAGTGGAAGAAGACCGAGTGCAGCGTATGCTAGAAATAGCCGAAAAGCTGAAGTGCTTGGACCTCTCAGAAACCTGCTTTCAATTAAAGAAGCAGATGCTTGAATCGGTGCTGTTGGAGTTGCAAAacttctcagaatcacagaactcTGAGGAAGAGAGCGCTACCCAGCCAAGTGTTCTGCTCGAGTCCaaagcagctgctgtggcagAAGCTGACCAGGCAGACTGTCCTCTGGATCCTCCAGATTCCCCAGCAGACAGGCTCAGCAATGGAATGTCTCCTGAGATGCCGGCTACcaaatcaaaagagaaaatggacaaaaagaaggaaatgatgAAGCCTCCTTATGCCAAAATCAGAAGGGCAAGTGGGAGACTGGCTGGGAGGAAAGTATTTGTGGAAATCCcgaagaagaaatacacaaggcGGCTGAGAGAGCAGCAGAAGAATGCAGAGGTTGCtgttgaagaaaacaaatatccTCAAGGTCAGGATCCGTGTGatatggagagagaggaggagcaaGCGGAGAACAACATCAAACCTGAAAGCGAAGAATGTGATGGCAACTTTGAATcggaagaaaacctgaaaaaatctgaagaggATAAAAAGAAACGAGGCAGTAACTTCAAGTGCAGCACATGCGAGAAGGAATTCCTGTATGAGAAGAGTTTTCTCAAGCACATAAAGCACAGCCACGGCATTGCAGCCGAAATCATTTATCGGTGTGAAACCTGCAGTCAGACCTTTGCCAACCGGTGCAACCTAAAAAGCCATCAGCGCCATGTCCACAGCAGCGAGCGCCACTTCCCTTGTGAGCTCTGCGGTAAGAAGTTCAAGAGGAAGAAGGACGTCAAGAGGCACATTCTCCAGGTTCATGAGGGTGGTGGGGAGCGTCATCAGTGCCAACAGTGTGGAAAGGGGTTGAGCTCCAAAACTGCCTTGAGGCTCCATGAAAGGACGCATACAGGCGACAAGCCTTATGGGTGCACAGAGTGTGAGGCTAAATTTTCTCAGCCTTCTGCACTTAAAACACACATGAG AATCCATACTGGTGAAAAACCTTTTGTCTGTGATGAATGTGGTGCCAGGTTCACTCAGAATCACATGCTTATATATCACAAACGATGTCACACAG GGGAAAGGCCTTTTATGTGTGAAACGTGTGGGAAGAGCTTTGCCTCTAAGGAGTACTTGAAACACCATAACAGAATCCATACTGGATCCAAACCGTTCAAATGTGAAGTTTGCTTCAGAACGTTTGCACAGAGGAACTCGCTTTACCAGCATATAAAAGTTCACACAG GGGAACGGCCCTATTGCTGTGACCAGTGTGGTAAGCAGTTCACACAGCTGAATGCGCTGCAGCGTCACCATCGAATACACACCGGCGAGAAGCCGTTCATGTGCAACGCCTGTGGGCGAACTTTCACTGACAAGTCCACCCTCCGACGGCACACTTCG atacacgATAAAAACACACCCTGGAAGTCCTTCCTTGTCATTGTTGAAGGAGCATCTAAGAATGATGAAGGTCACAAAACAGAGCTTCCCGATGAAGAATATGATGTGTCACCTAAAATACCGGAGAAGCTGCTGTCTTTCTCTGAAAACGGCCACTATCAAAACTTGACTGCTGTCCCGGGGAGCGTGACTGCGCTGCACGACAACGGTTCTGCCACGGGAACGGACT
- the LOC142407489 gene encoding uncharacterized protein LOC142407489: MEKKKILMKSKVAAPNLLRALHSLYQFGHLCDVTVHTQHLGIQEEFLVHKAVLAASSNYFKGLFLHNEMLDTKNCTVTLQDIYTEEFTSFLEFVYTAEVEIEAEKLQRMKEIAERLECKDLLDICEEVKAEGRKGLDLSLHLKGQLRENGGPQWTRIQQEENRKLSNSSQVVAIPMQKKLWDRQKHKKLLAGYELIEDQPASLEQDDTAFPEPKSRTAKLPKCNKTDTRNRLSVDIVSLENENSHSLLSQTESKEACVVIRNALPERWEDENSLISKFASKTECRKSPRHMAKVLPQIPCEKCNESFRVIKQYQSHMELKHDVNLAVKYSCNMCEQHFSTHQNLRQHCLAAHSDEWGFSCMFCDKRFKRQKDINDHVRKVHEKKQDPQACPYCDKVISSKCGLTVHIRTHTGEKPYKCERCPASFAQRSAYNTHVRKIHESGQERKLMPVYWMVVPPARRPNATSCDKDADRETWDGTSEAERQKCARYEEATSREEEPGGSSVTEADCSNEQEERKRKYKEAEGRSEKTSEEGNEDEGDMSVKGEEEVDYEAGYSEVEDSRDNEEVCTEEDDEDDEYSNEKDGEERESDEEFKIKRVNKSGVNNKSTYVITCDKCNEQFVSRKKYVDHCRDVHQCLPGKVYQCDICSKSFASYNSWKEHRACVHTEERQFACTLCNATFKRKRDVRTHYMRKHEGRVKRPLCSVCGKILSSRTALVFHMRTHTGEKPYECGICHSKFAQPSQLKIHTRSHTGEKPYICEDCGACFADKGKLTGHKRTHTGERLFKCDVCGKHFATNEYLKCHKRCHMGAKPYKCEVCGKVFGLRASLAQHSNVHAETRPYFCEQCGKTFTQQGALRRHQRIHTGEKPYKCRACERTFTDMSTLRRHVSIHDRNAHWRSFLIDLTTKKDHNWSKIETFSEACMGEDSAPEIWSVDQGKLYKPESVILKKVEHVPSSVSNAADADRSLLYL; this comes from the exons atggagaaaaagaaaattctaatgaAATCCAAGGTTGCTGCTCCTAACCTCCTGAGGGCACTGCATTCTCTGTACCAGTTCGGTCACCTCTGTGACGTGACAGTGCACACACAACACCTCGGAATACAGGAGGAGTTTCTGGTTCACAAAGCTGTCTTGGCAGCTTCCAGCAACTATTTCAAGGGGCTTTTCCTGCACAATGAGATGCTGGACACCAAGAATTGCACAGTGACTCTGCAAGACATTTACACAGAAGAGTTCACCTCCTTCCTGGAGTTTGTTTACACTGCAGAAGTGGAGATTGAAGCAGAAAAACTACAACGGATGAAAGAAATAGCCGAAAGACTTGAATGCAAGGATTTGCTTGATATTTGTGAAGAAGTGAAAGCAGAGGGCAGGAAGGGTTTAGATTTGAGCCTCCATCTGAAAGGTCAGCTGCGTGAAAATGGCGGGCCACAGTGGACTCGCATCCAGCAAGAGGAGAACCGCAAACTGAGTAACTCTTCCCAAGTTGTGGCAATACCCATGCAGAAGAAACTTTGGGATAGGCAAAAACATAAAAAGTTGTTGGCTGGCTATGAACTCATTGAAGACCAACCAGCAAGCCTGGAGCAAGACGACACTGCTTTTCCAGAACCAAAATCCAGGACAGCAAAGCTACCAAAATGTAACAAGACAGATACCAGAAACAGACTCAGCGTGGATATCGTTAGTCTGGAAAATGAGAATAGTCATTCTCTCCTAAGTCAGACTGAGTCAAAGGAAGCCTGTGTAGTAATTAGGAATGCGCTGCCTGAACGGTGGgaagatgagaacagtttaatttCCAAATTTGCCAGTAAAACCGAATGTAGGAAATCACCGCGGCACATGGCAAAAGTCTTGCCGCAGATCCCGTGTGAGAAGTGCAACGAATCGTTCCGTGTTATCAAGCAGTACCAGTCGCACATGGAGCTCAAGCACGACGTTAATCTGGCTGTCAAGTACAGCTGCAACATGTGTGAGCAGCACTTCTCCACTCACCAGAACCTCCGGCAGCACTGCCTCGCTGCTCATAGTGACGAGTGGGGCTTCTCATGCATGTTTTGCGACAAGAGGTTTAAGCGCCAGAAGGACATAAACGACCATGTCCGCAAGGTGCATGAGAAGAAGCAGGATCCCCAGGCCTGCCCGTACTGCGACAAGGTCATCAGTTCCAAGTGTGGCCTGACAGTCCACATACGAACGCACACGGGGGAGAAACCTTATAAATGTGAGCGCTGCCCTGCCAGCTTTGCTCAGAGGTCTGCTTACAATACTCATGTAAG aaaaatccaTGAGTCTGGGCAAGAGAGGAAACTTATGCCTGTCTATTGGATGGTAGTTCCGCCTGCACGTAGACCAAACGCAACAAGCTGTGACAAAGATGCTGACAGAGAGACGTGGGATGGGACATCGGAGGCTGAACGACAAAAGTGTGCGAGGTACGAAGAGGCCACGAGTCGTGAGGAAGAACCAGGGGGTTCATCTGTTACCGAAGCAGACTGTAGCAATGAGCAAGAAGAACGGAAGCGGAAATATAAGGAAGCTgaaggaagaagtgaaaaaacGAGTGAAGAAGGGAATGAAGATGAAGGTGACATGAGtgtgaagggagaggaggaggtagaTTACGAAGCGGGGTATTCGGAAGTTGAAGACAGTAGAGATAATGAGGAGGTCTGTACTGAGGAGGACGATGAGGATGATGAATACTCTAATGAGAAGGATGGTGAAGAACGTGAATCGGatgaagagtttaaaataaagagGGTAAATAAAAGTGGGGTGAATAACAAATCTACCTATGTAATAACGTGTGATAAGTGTAATGAGCAGTTTGTTTCCCGGAAAAAGTATGTGGATCACTGCAGAGATGTCCATCAGTGCTTGCCTGGTAAAGTCTATCAGTGTGACATCTGCAGCAAGTCGTTCGCTAGTTACAACAGCTGGAAGGAGCATCGAGCGTGTGTCCACACTGAAGAAAGGCAGTTTGCCTGCACCCTTTGCAACgctacttttaaaagaaagagagatgtgAGGACGCATTATATGCGGAAGCACGAAGGCAGAGTCAAACGTCCTCTCTGCTCTGTCTGCGGGAAAATCCTCAGCTCTCGAACAGCACTAGTGTTTCATATGCGGACGCATACAGGAGAAAAACCTTATGAATGTGGCATTTGTCATTCAAAATTTGCTCAGCCATCGCAACTTAAGATCCATACCAG GTCCCATACAGGGGAAAAGCCATATATTTGCGAGGACTGTGGGGCTTGCTTTGCTGATAAAGGCAAACTCACCGGCCACAAAAGGACCCACACAG GAGAGCGCCTTTTTAAATGCGATGTGTGTGGAAAACATTTTGCcaccaatgaatatttaaaatgccataaaCGATGCCACATGGGTGCCAAGCCCTACAAGTGCGAGGTTTGTGGGAAGGTGTTTGGACTGAGAGCCTCGCTAGCCCAGCACAGTAACGTCCATGCAG AGACCCGTCCGTATTTCTGCGAACAGTGCGGGAAAACGTTCACCCAACAGGGCGCGCTCCGACGCCACCAGCGCATTCACACCGGGGAAAAGCCGTACAAGTGCAGAGCTTGCGAGAGAACCTTCACGGACATGTCCACCTTGCGCAGACACGTGTCG attcACGACCGGAATGCTCACTGGAGAAGTTTCTTAATAGATCTTACAACCAAAAAAGACCATAATTGGTCCAAAATAGAAACATTCTCGGAAGCCTGTATGGGTGAAGACTCTGCGCCGGAAATTTGGTCAGTTGACCAAGGTAAACTTTATAAACCAGAAAGCGTTATTCTTAAAAAAGTAGAACACGTGCCATCTAGCGTTAGTAATGCGGCAGACGCCGATCGCTCCCTTTTATACTTATAA